The Acidobacteriota bacterium DNA segment CTGAATGACGCCGATTTGTAAAGGCAACGTCACCGCAAAGGTTGCGATTGAAACGCCAACGATGCCAAACGGTTTGATTAATAAAATTGAGAAAATAATATTTAGAATTTGACTCGCCAAGGTCGCCATCGCGATGAATTTCTGTTGCCCGACCATGCTTAAAATGTTGTTGGTGTTACCGTGTATCACCCCTAAAAAATTTGCCGCAATCAGCCATTGACACGCCGGAACCGCAAGTTCAAATCCGGGTCCCGTCCAAACGCGAATCAGCGGTTCGCTCAGTACCGCCAATCCGAGGAGCAACGGTGTGGCAAACGCTACCGCCAGCTTGGTGCCGCGCTCCCAGACGGCGCGAATATTGGCAACCTCTCCTGCCGCATGTAGTTCAGCCACCACCGGCGATAAATTTTTGATCAGTTGAAAACAAAATTGTGAACTCTTTTCCGAAAGGCGCATGGAAATCGCATAAACCGCAACCATTTCAAGCGGCAAAAATGCCTTGATGATAATCGAATCAACCCGCGTATAAATAAATCTGGAGACTTGGATAATCGTGAAATAAATCGAAAACGAACCAATTTCTTTAATAATTTTGCGATCAAAAATTTTCGGTGAAAGTTGAATGTCAGGAATGGTCTTTTTCACATGAATGCCGATGACAATCATCGGTAACACACCTAAAACCAGATTCACCACGGCGAACGCTTTAATGTCTGGAAGGATGGATAAAACGATTAACGAAGCGATGAAATATAAAATTGCCGCGATGGTTTTATACACATTTGCCACACTGGCTTTTTGGTAACCGGCGATGACGCCGCGAAACATGCCAAGCGGCATCAACATAGCTGAGCGCGCGCCGAGCACAATCAGCACAAATTTCGCAGCCCCCGAATAAGCATCGGGAATATCAAATAACCGGTTAAAAAACAGCAGACTCAACAAAACGCCTGAAAGCAAAAGCGCACCAATCCCAGCATAAACCCAAAACATCGTGCCGACGATTTTCTTCAGGCGCTCGCTATCGCCTCGCCCTTTGGCATCGGCAACATACTTGACGATGGATGCGGCAAAACCTAAATCGGCTAATTCAAACAGAGAGACGAATGCCCAGATTAACGACCATAATCCGAAGCTATCTTTACCCAGGGTTTTAATTAAAAACGGAATTAAAATCAGCATGGTGATGGCATCGACGATGTCATCGGCGTAGCTGGTTAAGGTATTCAATAAAATATTTCGCGAACGGTCTTTTTTGAGCGCGTCTGGCTGAACCTGATGCTCAATTGTTTCAGACATAACCTGCCTTAAAGGCAAACCACAAGATAGCCATCTGTCAGTTTGCATTTGCGCTTTGATAAGCAGGAATTTTTTTGGGGGCAATGATATTTCCGATGGCAACCATCAGACCGGAAAGCAATAAAAACAGGTAATAAACCTGCGTCTGTCGAAAAATCCATTCAAGCAAGCCTTGTAAATGTAAGGTTGCAAATCCGATCAGCAGACCTAATAAAATGGCTTTGTAAAAATCGTCCTGAGATTTAAAAAATAGAAAGAGGTTACGAATATAAAATGCCGCAAGATAAGCGATAAATACGAACATTCCGAACTGACCGATTTCCGCGCCATACAGTCGATAAATATGGTGGCAGGTTCCCAGTCGGCTTTCGCCCTGCTTGCTTTCCCGGAATGCTTCCGGGTCTTGCAAATCAATCTTATCCGGGTACACATACCAGTAATAATCGGTGTTGGCTAAAGTCCAGGAATAAGCGTTCAATCCGACGCCAAAAAACTTATCTTTCATCATCGCGTCCGCCGCGGTATTAAAATATTCGCGTGTCGCTTCGGACTCTTTCGGAGCATTTTCAAATCGCTGAATAATTTTTGGCGCAGCCATTGTTCCGATAATTGCCATCGCTACTACACCCAATGCGACAACGCCGAACTTCCGCGCTGTCGGTTTCATTAAAACGGAAATCGCCACAACCAGACTTAATGAGCCGAACATAATAATGAGTCCGGCGCGGGATTTGGTAAAAATAACTGAAACAACCCCTAATAAAATCGCCAGGATGGCGAGGTAATTTTTCTTTTTGGTCAAGGTTCCCGACAGGTAAAGCGCCAGTGCCGATGGGATGATTAAATCAATATACATCGCCAGAGAGTTGGGATGTGGAAAACTTCCCGTCGAACGGTTCACCACTGCCTTGGTTATATATTTCGCCCAGATGACATTGATTCCTTGAAAAACCACAGCGGCAATGACACCCGAAATAACGGCTTCGACGTCCTCGCGTTCTTTAATGATATTGACGATGACCCAAAATAGAATGTAACCGCGAATAAATTTATGCAGAGTAAACAAACCAAAATAAGCGACTGGAGTTCCAATCAAAGAGATTGCCGAAATGATCAACAGGACAACAAAGAGGGTGGTGTTATAAGGCACCCAGATGATTTTCTTTTTGGTTCCGCCCAGAATAGTAAACACAAAAAAGCTGAGAAAAAACAGGTCGGGAACCGTAACCCCAAAGCCTCTATCTACGCCGCGATAATTGACAAAAAACACTTCCTGATAAAAAGGCTTGGTTATCAGGCAGGTAAAAAAAGCCATGATGGATAACATCGGTCTTCGCCAGCGAGGTTGCGAAAACAGTAAACCGGTAATCAGCGGAACCCCGATGAACCACATCAGGATGCCAAGCATCGATGCCGTCGTCATAAGCTATCGCCCTCCCGGTAAGCGGTGCGGGCAAAGGTTGCTATCCCTCTCAAAGCCTGTAACCAATCCTTAGGTGAATGGGCTGTAAGTTTCAACATCAACCAACGCCGTCGGTGATATTCAAAATAAAATTGTCGGGCAATGAGCGGAAATTTCAGTTCACTTAATTCCGCTGTAAAACTTTGCCATAATTCCGTTTTCAATTTTTGCGGAATGAACATATTCGCCAATGCGAATTTGAGATTATAAATATCATTTAGAATGTGGCTCTGAAAATTGGTGTTGGCAAAATCGATTAAACCTACACGCGCCCGG contains these protein-coding regions:
- a CDS encoding oligosaccharide flippase family protein, which produces MSETIEHQVQPDALKKDRSRNILLNTLTSYADDIVDAITMLILIPFLIKTLGKDSFGLWSLIWAFVSLFELADLGFAASIVKYVADAKGRGDSERLKKIVGTMFWVYAGIGALLLSGVLLSLLFFNRLFDIPDAYSGAAKFVLIVLGARSAMLMPLGMFRGVIAGYQKASVANVYKTIAAILYFIASLIVLSILPDIKAFAVVNLVLGVLPMIVIGIHVKKTIPDIQLSPKIFDRKIIKEIGSFSIYFTIIQVSRFIYTRVDSIIIKAFLPLEMVAVYAISMRLSEKSSQFCFQLIKNLSPVVAELHAAGEVANIRAVWERGTKLAVAFATPLLLGLAVLSEPLIRVWTGPGFELAVPACQWLIAANFLGVIHGNTNNILSMVGQQKFIAMATLASQILNIIFSILLIKPFGIVGVSIATFAVTLPLQIGVIQVKAGKLYHLSLWRFYSRTVLPSIPPAILLVGFLYVFQRFYPLKNLLEVAVLEAIGVTLFFSTFWFIGFEKKERDYFKEKVLKRLMNRPAKQVVLKS
- a CDS encoding O-antigen ligase family protein, translating into MTTASMLGILMWFIGVPLITGLLFSQPRWRRPMLSIMAFFTCLITKPFYQEVFFVNYRGVDRGFGVTVPDLFFLSFFVFTILGGTKKKIIWVPYNTTLFVVLLIISAISLIGTPVAYFGLFTLHKFIRGYILFWVIVNIIKEREDVEAVISGVIAAVVFQGINVIWAKYITKAVVNRSTGSFPHPNSLAMYIDLIIPSALALYLSGTLTKKKNYLAILAILLGVVSVIFTKSRAGLIIMFGSLSLVVAISVLMKPTARKFGVVALGVVAMAIIGTMAAPKIIQRFENAPKESEATREYFNTAADAMMKDKFFGVGLNAYSWTLANTDYYWYVYPDKIDLQDPEAFRESKQGESRLGTCHHIYRLYGAEIGQFGMFVFIAYLAAFYIRNLFLFFKSQDDFYKAILLGLLIGFATLHLQGLLEWIFRQTQVYYLFLLLSGLMVAIGNIIAPKKIPAYQSANAN